The sequence below is a genomic window from Variovorax paradoxus B4.
ACCGCATCCTGGGCCTGGAGATGGGCGCCGACGACTACCTGGCCAAGCCCTTTTCCGCGCGCGAGCTGCTCGCGCGCCTGCGCGCCGTGATGCGCCGCACGCGCATGCTGCCGCCGAACATGGGCACCGTCGAGGCCTCGCAGAAGCTGGGGTTCGGCGAATGGCAGGTCGACACGGTGGCGCGCCACCTGATCGACGACGGCGGCGTGATGGTGGCGCTGAGCGGCGCCGAATACCGGCTGCTGCGCGTGTTCCTCGACCATCCGCAGAAGGTGCTGAGCCGCGATCAGCTGCTGAGCCTCACCCAGGGCCGCGAAGCCGAGCTCTTCGAGCGCTCCATCGACCTGCTCGTGAGCCGGCTGCGCCAGCGCCTGCGCGACGATGCGCGCGAGCCCCGCTACATCAAGACCGTTCGCAGCGAAGGCTACGTCCTCGCTTCGGCCGTCGAGGCGAGAGACTGACCGACGCAATGCACTGGCAGCTGGCCGGGTTGCGCACCTCGTGCGCCAGCCCGCCCGCGAGGAACAGCAGCGCGAACCAGAGCTTCTTCATTTAGCGGCCCCGCTCGCGGCGGCGGCAGGAAAAGGCCCCGCAAGAAGCGCCTGGATCTTCTTCTCCGTGGCGGCGTAGCTGCCCTCGCCGAAGTGGGAGTAGGCGATGCGCCCTTCCTTGTCGATCAGGTACACCGCGGGCCAGTACTGGTTGTTGAAGGCCTTCCAGGTGCCGTAGCTGTTGTCCTGCGCCACCGCATGCCTGATCTGCAGGCGCTGGATGGCGTCCCTCACGTTCCTGGTCGATTTCTCGAACGCGAACTCCGGCGTGTGAACGCCCACCACGGTCAGGCCCTTGTCCTTGTACTTTTCATGCCACTGCTGCACGTAGGGCAGATGGTTGAGGCAGTTGATGCAGGTGTAGGTCCAGAAGTCGACCAGCACCACCTGGCCGCGCAGCTCCTGGAGCTTCAGCGGCGGCGAGTTGAGCCATGTGTCGATGTTCCGGAACTCCGGCGCCGGCCGCGCCACGTCCGCAGGCGTGTGGCCGCCGAGCTGCGGCGCCGCAAACGTCAGGGCGCCCACCGATGCGGCGATGGCCGCGCCAATGGCAATGCGGAAGAGCTTCATGGTGGTTCCTTTGGGCGATGCGCAACGGCGTGGGTTGATGACGGTCGGATTGTTTTCCGCCCACCGGCCGCACGGCGCGCATTGCGTATGCCTCTGTGTCGAGGCTCGAAACCGACACACTACGTTTCACAGGACGGCGGCCCGCACTTCATCGATTTTCCGCTTGACCTCAAGTTAGGTTGAGGCTGCACATTGCGCTGCATGAACTATGACCAGCAACCCTCCGGCCGTGTCGCGCAGGCGCTCGGCATCCATCGAAGCATTGCGGCATGCCATGCGTACCTCGCGCGCAACAACGATGTCCATGCGCTGACGGCGGCGCTGATGCTGCCTTGCTACCGCGCCGAGTTCGGCCGGTTGGCGCTGGCGATGTCTTCGGCAGAGAAGACCGCGCTGATGTCGCTGCTCCCCGCCGACGGAGAGCCGCCGGCTGTCAGTCTTCCGCGCGCCTGATCACCAGGCGGCGGGCGCCGGGCCCTTCCGACGACAGCTTGTCGGCCGGGTTGCGCAGGCGGCAGCGGTCGATGGACAGGCAGCCGCAGCCGATGCAGTCGTCCAGCGTGTCGCGCAGCTTCTTGAGCTGGGCCATGCGTTCGTCCAGCTCTGCGCGCCAGCCGGCGGAAAGCCGCGCCCAGTCAGCGCGGCTGGGCGCAGCCGAAGTGGGAAGCGTCGCAAGGGCATCGGCAATGTCGGCCAGCGCAATGCCCACCCGCTGCGCGACGCGGATGAACGCCACGCGCCGGAGCACGTCGCGCGCATAGCGGCGGTGGTTGCTCGGCGCCCGGTGGCTCGCGATGAGCCCTTTGGCTTCGTAGAAGTGAAGGGTGGACACCGGCACCCCGCTGCGCTGCGCGACCTCGCCCACCGAAAGCGTGGCGGGAAAATCGTGCGGCGGTTCTGCTGGCTTGGATTTCATCGAGACCTCTCGACCTCGACTTTAGTTGAGGTTGAGAGGCCGCGTGCTCACTCGACGGTGGCGCCGGAAGCCTTGACGATGCCGGCCCACAGGGCGCTTTCCCTCGCAATGAGGGCGGCGTATTCGGCCGGGCCGCCGAGCAGCGGCACCGCGCCTTCAACGCCCAGGCGCGACTGGAATTCAGCGCTGCCCGCCACCTGGAGCATCTGCGCCGAAAGCTCCTTCACGAAAGCGTCGGGCGTGCCGCGCGGCGCGAGGATGCCGTAGGTCAGCGTGCTCTCGAAACCCGCGAGTTCGCGCAGGCCCGACTCGGCCACGGTGGGCACGTCGGGCAGCGAAGGCAGGCGCTTTGCGCCCGTGACCGCAATGGCGCGCAGCCGTCCGCCCTTGACCAGCGCGAGCGCGGGCGGAATGACGCTGAACATCATCTGCACCTGCCCGCCCGCCAGATCGGTAAGGCCGGGGTTGGTGCCCTTGTAGGGGATGTGATTGATCCGGGTGCCGGTGCGCTGCGCGAAGAGCTCGCCGGTCAGGTGGCCGCCGGTGCCGCTGCCGCTGGAGGCGTAGTCGAGCAGGCCCGGCCGGGCCTTGGCCTCCGCGACGAGGTCGGCCACGGTGCGGATCTTCGATGCCGCGGGCACCACGAGCACCAGCGCGGACGAAGCGAACATGGCCACGGGCAGCAGGTCCTTGCGCGCGTCGAACTTCAGGCCCTTGTAGAGCGCCGGGTTGATCGACACGGTCCCCGTGTGGCCCAGCAGCAGCGTGCTGCCGTCGGGCGCGCTGCGCACCACCTGCTCGGCGCCCAGGTTGCCGCCCGCGCCGGGCTTGTTGTCGACGATGACACCCTGCTTGCGCAGCTCGCCCAGGCCCTTGGCCATCTGGCGCGCGAACACGTCGTTGCCGCCGCCGGCCGCAAAGGGCACGACGATGCGGATCGGCCGGGCGTCGTTCTGCGCGTGCGCGGGCAGCCCTGCCGCCGCCAACAGGCCCAGCAGCAGGCCGCGTCGGGCGCGATCCATCAGACGCGTTCCAGGATCACGGCAATGCCCTGGCCCACGCCGATGCACATGGTGCACAGCGCATAGCGGCCGCCGCCCTTGTGCAGCTGGTTGACCGCGGTGGTGGCCAGGCGGGCGCCGCTGGCGCCCAGCGGGTGGCCGAGCGCGATGGCGCCGCCGTTGATGTTGACGCGCGGGTCGTTGTCCTGGAGGCCGAGCAGGCGCAGCACGGCAAGGCCTTGGGCCGCGAAGGCTTCGTTGAGTTCGATGACGTCGATCTGGTCGATGGTGAGGCCGGTGAGCGCCAGCACCTTCTGCGTGGCCGGCGCGGGGCCGATGCCCATCACGCGCGGCGCCACGCCGGCGGTGGCCATGCCGACCACGCGGGCGCGCGGCGTGAGGCCGTGCTTGGCGGCGCTGGCTTCGTTGGCCAGGAGCAGCGCGCAGGCGCCGTCGTTCACGCCGCTGGCATTGCCGGCCGTCACGGTGCCGTCGGGGCGCACCACGCCCTTGAGCCTGGCGAGCGACTCGAGGCTGGTTTCGCGCGGATGCTCGTCCTTGCTGACGATGATCGCGTCGCCCTTCTTCTGCGGCACGGTCACGGGCACGATCTCGGCGTCGAAGAAGCCGGACTTCTGCGAGGCCACGGCGCGCAGCTGCGAGTTGAGCGCCATCAGGTCCTGCGCCTCGCGTTCGATCTTGTAGTCGGTGGCCACGTTCTCGGCCGTCTCGGGCATGGAGTCGACGCCGTACTGCGCCTTCATGAGCTTGTTGACGAAGCGCCAGCCGATGGTGGTGTCGTACACCGCGTTGTTGCGGCTGAAGGCGCTCTCGGCCTTGGGCATGACGAAGGGCGCGCGGCTCATGCTTTCGACACCGCCGGCAATCATCAGGCCGGCTTCACCGGCGCGGATGGCGCGCGCGGCGGTGCCGAGCGCGTCGAGGCCCGAGCCGCACAGGCGGTTGATGGTGCCGCCGCCGATCTCGAGCGGCAGGCCCGCCAGCAGCGCCGACATGCGCGCGACGTTGCGGTTGTCTTCGCCGGCCTGGTTGGCGCAGCCGTAGAGCACGTCGCTCACGGCCTGCCAGTCGACGTTCTTGTTGCGTTCCATCAACGCCTTGAGCGGCACGGCGCCGAGGTCGTCGGTGCGCACGCTGCTGAGCGAACCGCCGTAGCGGCCGAAGGGGGTGCGGACTGCGTCGCAGATGAAGGCTTGGGTGGTCATGTGAGTTGTCTCTGGAATGGGGTGAACGGGTTACGCGGCGATCGGCAGGCCGACCAGCTTCTCGAGCTCCTCGCGGCTGAGGCCATCGACCAGGTCGACGAGCTTCAGGCCCTCGGGCGTGCATTCGAGCGTGGCCAGGTCGGAGTACACGCGCTTGACACAGGCGATGCCGGTCAGCGGATAGGTGCATTCCGGCACCAGCTTGCTCGCGCCCTGCTTGGTGAGCAGGTCCATCATGACCCAGGTCTGCTTCGCGCCGATGGCCAGGTCCATGGCGCCGCCGACCGCCGGGATGGCGTCTTTCTCGCCGGTGTGCCAGTTGGCAAGGTCGCCGGTGGCCGACACCTGGAACGCGCCGAGCACGCAGATGTCGAGGTGGCCGCCGCGCATCATCGCGAAGCTGTCGGCATGGTGGAAGAACGAGCCGCCCGGCAGCAGCGTGACGGGCTGCTTGCCGGCGTTGATGAGGTCGTAGTCTTCTTCGCCGGCCTCGGGCGCGGGGCCCATGCCGAGGATGCCGTTCTCGCTTTGCAGAATGACCTCGCGGCCCTTCGGCAGATGGTTGGCCACCAGCGTGGGCTGGCCGATGCCGAGGTTGACGACGGCGCCGTCGAAGATGTCCTGCGCCACGCGGGCTGCGAGCTGGTCCTTGGTGCGACGTGTGTAGGTCATGGTCATGCTGCCTTCTTGAAACCGCCGGCCTGGGTGGCCACGCGTTCGATGCGCACCACCTGGTGCACGAAGATGCCCGGGGTCACGACGGTCTCCGGGTCGAGGGTGCCGAGCTCGGCGATGTCGTGCACGGTGGCGATGGTCTTCTTCGAGGCCATGGCCATCACCGGGCCGAAGTTGCGCGCGGCCTTGCGGTAGACCAGGTTGCCCCAGCGGTCGCCGCGCTCGGCCTTGATGAGCGCCACGTCGCCGTGGATCGGGTACTCGAGCACGTACTGCTTGCCGTCGATCTCGCGGGTTTCGCGGTTGCCCGCGAGCTGCGTGCCGTAGCCCGTGGGGCAGAAGAAGGCGCCGATGCCGGCGCCCGCGGCGCGGATGCGCTCGGCCAGGTTGCCCTGGGGCACGAGCTCGAGTTCGATCTTGCCGCTGCGGTAGAGCCCGTCGAACACCTGGCTGTCGGCCTGGCGCGGAAAGCTGCAGATGATCTTGCGCACGCGGCCGGCCTTGAGCAGCGCAGCCAGGCCGGTTTCGCCGTTGCCGGCGTTGTTGTTGACGACGGTGAGGTCCTTGGCGCCCTGCTCGACGAGGCCGTCGATGAGTTCGCCGGGAATGCCGGCGGTGCCGAAGCCGCCGATGAGAACCGTGGCGCCGTCCTGGATGCCTGCAAGGGCATCGGCGACCGAGCGCGCGATCTTGTTGATCATGAAGCCTGTCTCCGGGAGTGAGGAAAGAGAAATCGAACCGTGCGAACGACCTGCCCGAACCATCCGACCCGACCGGTCGATTCTGCGAATCGCCGATTTGTTCGTCTGAAGAACATTTGTTCGTATAATGAATTCTAAAGAGGATCGTTCCAAATGGCAACCCACACTCCACCAACCGGAACGCCCGCCCCCGGCGACAGCTACGTGCAGTCGTTCGCGCGCGGGCTCCAGGTGATCCGCTCGTTCAGCGAAAGCGCGCCGCGGCAGACGCTCAGCGAGGTGGCAGCCGCCAGCGGGCTCACGCGGGCGGGCGCGCGGCGCATCCTGCTCACGCTGCAGACGCTGGGCTACGTGGTGAGCGACGGCAAGCTCTTCACGCTCACGCCGCGCATCCTCGACCTGGGCTTTGCGTATCTTTCTTCGATGCCGATCTGGAACCGCGCCGAGCCGGTGATGGAAGCGCTGGTGCAGCAGGTGCAGGAGTCCTGCTCGGCCGCGGTGCTGGACGCCACCGACATCGTCTACGTGATGCGCGTTCCGACCAAGAAGATCATGCACATCAGCCTGGGCGTGGGCTCGCGGCTGCCGGCGTACTGCACCTCGCTCGGCCGGCTGCTGCTGGCCGACCTGGACGACGAAGAGGTGCGCGCGCGGCTCGAGGCCTCCGATCGCCAGGCGCTCACCAAGCACACGGTGACCGACGTGGACGCCCTCATGGCCAAGGTGGCGCAGGCGCGCAGGCAGCAGTGGTGCCTGGTGAACCAGGAGCTGGAAGAAGGCCTGATCTCCGTGGCCGCGCCCATCGTCAACCGCCAGGGCCGCATGGTGGCCGCGCTGAACATCAGCGGACAGGCCAACCGCACCAGCGCCAAGGTGATGCAGGAGACGATGCTGCCGGCGCTGATGGATGCCGCAAAGAAGGTCTCACAACTGCTGTAAAGAGAAAGCGGCCTCATCAAGTGCACCCGCGGAACCGGCTTTGCCGGGCCGCCGGGTGCGCCCCCACGTGGGGGGGAGGCGCCGAAGGCGCTTCGGGGGGCGTCCTAAGCCTCTGAGTGGATGCCCTTCATGATGATCACGCCGCCCAGGCGCGTGGTGTCGGCGCGCATGCGCTTGGCCAGCGCGTCGGGCGAACCGGGCTGCGCCTGCCAGCCGGTCTTCAGCAGCACCTGGCTCACTTCGGGCGAGCCGAGCACCTCGACCAGCACGGCATTGAGCCTGGCGATGGCCGCGGGCTTCATGCCGGCGGGTGCGGCCAGCGCGGTCCAGATCTCGAGGTCGGCGCCGCGCACGTCGGCGTC
It includes:
- a CDS encoding response regulator; the encoded protein is MTPKTSDHILIVDDDREIRELLTTYLVKNGLRVVAVPTGRHMRAALEESGPFDLIILDLMLPGEDGLTLCRDLRTGKYKATPILMLTARSEEADRILGLEMGADDYLAKPFSARELLARLRAVMRRTRMLPPNMGTVEASQKLGFGEWQVDTVARHLIDDGGVMVALSGAEYRLLRVFLDHPQKVLSRDQLLSLTQGREAELFERSIDLLVSRLRQRLRDDAREPRYIKTVRSEGYVLASAVEARD
- a CDS encoding thioredoxin family protein: MKLFRIAIGAAIAASVGALTFAAPQLGGHTPADVARPAPEFRNIDTWLNSPPLKLQELRGQVVLVDFWTYTCINCLNHLPYVQQWHEKYKDKGLTVVGVHTPEFAFEKSTRNVRDAIQRLQIRHAVAQDNSYGTWKAFNNQYWPAVYLIDKEGRIAYSHFGEGSYAATEKKIQALLAGPFPAAAASGAAK
- the soxR gene encoding redox-sensitive transcriptional activator SoxR, with translation MKSKPAEPPHDFPATLSVGEVAQRSGVPVSTLHFYEAKGLIASHRAPSNHRRYARDVLRRVAFIRVAQRVGIALADIADALATLPTSAAPSRADWARLSAGWRAELDERMAQLKKLRDTLDDCIGCGCLSIDRCRLRNPADKLSSEGPGARRLVIRRAED
- a CDS encoding Bug family tripartite tricarboxylate transporter substrate binding protein, whose product is MDRARRGLLLGLLAAAGLPAHAQNDARPIRIVVPFAAGGGNDVFARQMAKGLGELRKQGVIVDNKPGAGGNLGAEQVVRSAPDGSTLLLGHTGTVSINPALYKGLKFDARKDLLPVAMFASSALVLVVPAASKIRTVADLVAEAKARPGLLDYASSGSGTGGHLTGELFAQRTGTRINHIPYKGTNPGLTDLAGGQVQMMFSVIPPALALVKGGRLRAIAVTGAKRLPSLPDVPTVAESGLRELAGFESTLTYGILAPRGTPDAFVKELSAQMLQVAGSAEFQSRLGVEGAVPLLGGPAEYAALIARESALWAGIVKASGATVE
- the pcaF gene encoding 3-oxoadipyl-CoA thiolase, which encodes MTTQAFICDAVRTPFGRYGGSLSSVRTDDLGAVPLKALMERNKNVDWQAVSDVLYGCANQAGEDNRNVARMSALLAGLPLEIGGGTINRLCGSGLDALGTAARAIRAGEAGLMIAGGVESMSRAPFVMPKAESAFSRNNAVYDTTIGWRFVNKLMKAQYGVDSMPETAENVATDYKIEREAQDLMALNSQLRAVASQKSGFFDAEIVPVTVPQKKGDAIIVSKDEHPRETSLESLARLKGVVRPDGTVTAGNASGVNDGACALLLANEASAAKHGLTPRARVVGMATAGVAPRVMGIGPAPATQKVLALTGLTIDQIDVIELNEAFAAQGLAVLRLLGLQDNDPRVNINGGAIALGHPLGASGARLATTAVNQLHKGGGRYALCTMCIGVGQGIAVILERV
- a CDS encoding 3-oxoacid CoA-transferase subunit B, with translation MTMTYTRRTKDQLAARVAQDIFDGAVVNLGIGQPTLVANHLPKGREVILQSENGILGMGPAPEAGEEDYDLINAGKQPVTLLPGGSFFHHADSFAMMRGGHLDICVLGAFQVSATGDLANWHTGEKDAIPAVGGAMDLAIGAKQTWVMMDLLTKQGASKLVPECTYPLTGIACVKRVYSDLATLECTPEGLKLVDLVDGLSREELEKLVGLPIAA
- a CDS encoding 3-oxoacid CoA-transferase subunit A, producing the protein MINKIARSVADALAGIQDGATVLIGGFGTAGIPGELIDGLVEQGAKDLTVVNNNAGNGETGLAALLKAGRVRKIICSFPRQADSQVFDGLYRSGKIELELVPQGNLAERIRAAGAGIGAFFCPTGYGTQLAGNRETREIDGKQYVLEYPIHGDVALIKAERGDRWGNLVYRKAARNFGPVMAMASKKTIATVHDIAELGTLDPETVVTPGIFVHQVVRIERVATQAGGFKKAA
- a CDS encoding IclR family transcriptional regulator C-terminal domain-containing protein — translated: MATHTPPTGTPAPGDSYVQSFARGLQVIRSFSESAPRQTLSEVAAASGLTRAGARRILLTLQTLGYVVSDGKLFTLTPRILDLGFAYLSSMPIWNRAEPVMEALVQQVQESCSAAVLDATDIVYVMRVPTKKIMHISLGVGSRLPAYCTSLGRLLLADLDDEEVRARLEASDRQALTKHTVTDVDALMAKVAQARRQQWCLVNQELEEGLISVAAPIVNRQGRMVAALNISGQANRTSAKVMQETMLPALMDAAKKVSQLL